The Spirulina subsalsa PCC 9445 region GGCAAAGGGGACATAACTTACAGTAGAAGCGGCTAGAATCCCGAGGCTGAGGAAGGCCGGGAGAATGGCATAATCGGACACTTGCCCCGTTAGCCAAACACAGGTAAATCCTACCCCCCAGCCACAGAGAGAACACATCAACGCATGGGGGCGGCTAAAATGGCTGAGAATCCGCACCATGGGCAACTGTAGGAGGGCAGCTAAGACAATATGAAAACTGAATAACAAACTAATAGTTTGGGGGGGGAATCCGATACCGTCAGCACTGCCGGGGACAAATTTGGTGAAGTAGAGGGGGAGACTGCTTTGAATTTGGGAAATGTAGGTGGTAAAGAGGACATTAACCACAAGATAGATCAGGAAAAGGCGATCGCCCAGCGCCAACACCCAACGCTGGGAAAGTGTCTCACTCGAAGGAGTGCCTTGACGAGTTTCTGCGATCGCCCCATAGATCAAGCCGAAAAACAAGACAAAGGAGATCCCATCCACCACAAACAACCAACGATAGAGGCCTAAAGTCGCCATGAAGCCCCCTAAAATGACCCCAACCCCTAATCCGGTCATATCCGCCAAACGAGTCACCGCAAAGGCTTCATCGCGCTTTCCTACCCCCGTAGAATCGGCCACCACCGCCTCCGTTGCCGGCCAGTACAAACCAATGCCCAACCCCATACACAAACAGCCCAACACCAACAGCGGGAAATTGTGGGTCAGGAAAAACACCCCATCGGCCAGGGCTGAAATGGCGGCCGACAGTAATAAGGTTTTGCGTCTCCCCCACTCCGGAGAATCCGATAAGCTGCCCCCCACAAAGCGTCCCACGATACCAGAAACGGCCTGACTGCCTAAGGCCAGTCCCACCTGAGTAGTGGAAAGTCCCACTTGATTGACAAAGAAAATGGGAGCATAAAAAAGGGTGAATCCTGTCCCTACTTGGGACAGTAAACGACCAAACGCTAAAATCCACACTGGAATAGGGAGTTGGGGAAACCAAGACTTCATAAGTTGCGCAAAGTGAGGGGGACAATTAACCGTGAATCAGTTTCTCAACAGTTCAACTCATGGTTCAAATTAATCATTTCATTGATTTTAGTCTTTTTTGTTGACTTTATGGGGTCGCCATTCATCCCCACCCTACAGAGGATAGGGGCATTCTTGCTTCCCTTTTGATCAAAAGAGGGTACGCGCAAACGTACCCTACGGGACTAAAAAAAAATGAATTACCCAAAAAATTGATCTTTAAAATCGGGCTTGAAAAGGTCAATCAAGATTCAAACCTTGCCCCTAGTCGAGATAACCAATTAAAGTACTCATGTCTTCAATTTCATTAGAAGCTACGGGACGATTGCCCATAATACTGTAACTCTGGCTAATCGCTAACGTGCTTTTCATGATGGGACGATTGCCCGAAACCACCATACTGCTACTGATATCTAAACCACTGGCCGTCACCGGACGTAAACCCATCGTGTCGTAAGTTCCGACCACTTTCAGATGACTGGGTTCAATCGGGCGGTTCTGGGGTAGTCTGGTGGAAGACTGGTAGACTAAACCCCCAGACTTTTGGCTAGCGGGTGCTAAACCCCCTTGAGAAGTAGCCGCAACAATTCCTGTTTCTGGTTTGCCCATTTCCTCTTTTCCTTTATTCTCTTTGCTGGTGTTATCTTTGTGTATGGTATCTTTACTGGTGTTCTCTCTGCCATTAACAGCCGTTGCATTATCACCACTCACAGTTTTTTCTCCCTTGTCTTCAGAAGTTTTCAGATCCGGTGTCTTTTTGCCCGAACTTTGAGTTGTAACACTGTTTTTCACAGGTTTGGGTGCTTTGGCGGCATTGCTCATCTTGGTTGATTAAGCCTTGGGTGTTTAACCTTGGGCTTGTACTAGGTGGACTGCTCTACTACAATTCTAGGAATAAGTGGGTGACATCCTCCCGACACCGACCCTAGGGGTACGATGCGGGCTTCCCCATATCACTATGAGGCTTTCCTGCTTCTACGGGAGGCTCTAGATGTCTTTTTAGGGACATCCCCGTTCGCGTTCACTTCGTGACGCTTCGCGAACGCGAAGCGTTGCGTAGCAAAGCGTTGCGTAGCAATAACCTCTTCCTCTACAGGCAGCTTTACCCCCAGTCCAAGGGCTGCAAGTCCACGTTGCTCAACAACCATCGCCGCAGCAACGTCCCTATCCGTTACAAACCCACAATGAGAACATTTATGCACTCGTTGAGACAAGTCTTTCTTGCCAGTCACTACACCACAACTCGGACAAATTTGGCTAGTGAAATTAGCATCAACTTTCTCGAAATAAACATCTCGCTTCCAGGCCACGTGCTTTAATACCTCTAGAAACCCCCCAAAACCAGCATCAAGAGTATGCTTACACAACATCCCTCTAGACATGGCCTTGACGTTTAAATCTTCGGCAAAAATGATATCGGCTTGGTCACAAAGATGATGAGCGACTTGATAATGAAAGTTTTTGCGAGTGTTGTAAATATGTTCATGAAGTTTAGCTACTTTTTCCCGGGCTTTATGCCAGTTTTTTGACCCTTTCTGTTTCTTTGATAATCTTCTTTGTAGCCATTTAAGCTGACTTTGAAGCTCCACGAAAAACTTAGGTCTAGCTATTAATTCCCCCTGAGATGTTGCCATAAACTTCTCAAGTCCCAAATCAATCCCTAGAGATGTCCCTTCAGGTTTTGGAGAAGGAATATTAACATCCGACTGAATATAAAGGACAGCATACCAACCCGAAGCTTTTTTAACGATCTGAACTTGTTTAACTACAAATCCATCCGGTATAGGTCTGTGTAGATTAATGACCACAGAGCCTAGCTTAGGGAGTCTCAATTGATATCCAGTTACAGGGTTTTCCCTGAATTGAGGAAAGTTAATCGACCGAAACTGACCGTATTTCTTAAACCTAGGAAAACCAAAACTTCTTTTCCAGAAAAAGTTAAACGCTTTGTCTAAACGCCCCATAACCTCTTGCAAGACCTGAGACTGAACCCGTTTTAGTTCTGGGTATTGCTGTTTGGCTTGAGTTAAAGCTTTTTTCTGTTTATAATAGTCGGGAAAAGGTTGATCCGCAGGTATAATGTACTCAGAATGGAGGCTACAAGCGTTAACCTGACACTTGCGAGAATTTATCCACTCTTTTCGTTCTGCCAAGGCATAATTATATACACCTCGACAGATTTCTAGCCAGTCAAGTAATTCTTTTTCTTGACTGGCATCTGGATAAATTCTGTAGCAATAGTTGAGGTTTAACACGAATAGTAGCTTATTGACATGAACCTATTGTACAATATCTAGGGATAAATCGTCACTTCCTAGTAAATGATTGTTGGTTAATTTTCGGGGCATCGAACCCCTCAATTAACCGTCTTTCATCCCGACACTGACATTTGTACAGTGCGGGGCTTCCCGACGATGAGCTAAATTCTAAACTTAATTTAACGTCGGTCGAGGCTCCCCACTCTAAAAATACAGCGATCTGTAACAATAATCTATAAAAATTCATGATTGGGGCGAGAAGTTTTTCTTTATGGCGCAATTCCACCTCCAGGCACCCTTTACACCGACGGGAGATCAACCGACGGCGATCGCACAACTGACGGATTTACTCCACCAAGGCAACCGTCTACAAACCCTCCTCGGAGCAACTGGGACGGGAAAAACCTTTACCATTGCCAGTGTCATCGCCAATCTCGGCAAACCTACCCTCGTCCTTGCTCATAATAAAACCTTAGCGGCGCAATTGTGCAACGAGTTACGACAATTTTTCCCCGAAAATGCCGTTGAGTACTTTATTAGTTATTACGACTATTATCAACCGGAAGCCTATCTTCCAGTCAGTGATACCTACATCGAGAAAACCGCCTCGATTAACGATGAAATTGATATGTTACGCCACTCCGCCACCCGTTCCCTTTTTGAACGGGAGGATGTGATTGTAGTAGCTTCTATTAGTTGTATTTACGGCCTAGGAATGCCTGCGGAATACCTCAAAGCAGCCATTCCCTTACGAGTCGGAGAAGAATGTGATCAACGGCAATTATTACGGGATTTAGTCTCCGTGCAGTATAGCCGCAATGACACCGAATTAAAGCGCAGCAATTTCCGTCTCAAGGGAGATGTTTTAGAAATTGTCCCCGCCTATGAAGATCGGGTCATTCGCCTTGAGTTTTTTGGCGACGAAATCGACGGAATTCGTTATCTAGATCCCCTCACCGGAGAAATTTTACAAAGTCTCTCGGCTGTTAATATTTACCCCGCCCGCCACTTTGTGACTCCTGATGAGCAGTTAGAGTCCGCTTGTCAAGACATTGAAATAGAACTTAACGAACAACTAGAAGTCCTACAAAAAGCCGGAAAATTATTAGAAGCTCAACGCCTAGAACAGCGCACCCGCTACGATTTGGAGATGTTGCGTCAAGTGGGCTACTGTAACGGGGTTGAAAATTATTCGCGCCATTTAGCCGGACGAAATGCCGGAGATCCGCCGGAATGTTTAGTCGATTATTTTCCTAAAGATTGGCTATTAATTATTGATGAATCCCATGTTACTGTTCCCCAAATTCGGGGGATGTACAATGGAGATCAAGCCCGGAAAAAGGTACTGATTGATCATGGGTTTCGTTTACCCAGTGCGGCGGATAATCGCCCCTTAAAAGCTGATGAATTTTGGGTCAAAGTGAATCAATGTATTTTTGTTTCCGCGACTCCGGGAGATTGGGAAATTGAACAGTCTGGGGAAGCCATTGTAGAACAAATTATCCGACCGACGGGGGTTATTGATCCAGAAATCTTTGTGCGCCCCACTGAGGGACAGGTAGATGATTTATATGAGGAAATTCAGGAGCGAGTTAAACGACAGGAGCGGGTATTAATTACGACCCTCACTAAACGCATGGCGGAGGATTTAACGGAATATTTTCAAGAGCATAATATTCGGGTGCGTTATCTCCATTCTGAGATTCAATCCATCCAACGCATTGAGATTTTACAGGGACTCCGAGAGGGGGAGTTTGATGTGTTAATTGGGGTGAATTTGTTGCGGGAAGGGTTAGACTTGCCGGAAGTGTCCTTAGTGGTGATTATGGACGCAGATAAAGAGGGATTTTTACGCGCTGAACGGTCTTTAATTCAAACCATTGGTCGGGCTGCCCGTCATGTGCGAGGCCAGGCCATTTTATACGCGGATAACCTCACAAATAGCATGATTCGGGCCATTGACGAAACTGAACGCCGTCGGGGGATTCAACTGGCCTACAATAAACGGCACAATATTACACCCCAACCGATTCAAAAGCGATCGCCTAACACCATTCTGGCCTTTCTCGACATTTCCCGTCGTCTCAATCGTCAGGAATTAGAGCAGATTTATGAATCTCAGGCCGATTTGCCCTTAGAGCAGATTCCGACGTTGATTGAGCAGTTGGAACTCCAAATGAAAGAGGCTGCGCAAAAGCTGGAATTTGAGGAAGCGGCAAAATATCGCGATCGCATCCAAAAATTACGCGATCGCCTCTTAGGTCATGTTTAGAGCGAACAGAGAAGAGGGGGAATCGGTGGGTTAGGAAAAGGGTTTATGCAATAAACCCCTACATTGTATTCAGTTAGTAGGGGCGTATTGCATACGCCCAAAAGGTTTGTTGGCTACGCTAGACCCGATGATCTGTTCCCTCTTCCCCGTTCCCTGATTGGGTCTAGCGTCTGTTTTTTTCAGCCAACCCTACCGTGAACGACCCCACCCTGCCTAGGCGCGAGGATGGAGCTTCCTGATTCAATGGGAAGTGCTTTTTATACCGAAATATAGCCAGTCTTATCTTCCCTCCCCAGGCAGAAGTCCTAGTTCCTAAGACCCAAATTTTCTCTTGCAACACAGCCCTTTTTAGCTTGGTTTTCGCTTTGGGAGTTAGTGGTCAAGTCCATCCGGTCCCTGCAAGCGAGGAAAGGGAATTCCGCAACATTTTTGTTAAACCGTCTCCACAAACTGACGAATCCGGTCTAATCCCTTAGCAATGGATTCCATATCCGTAGCATAGGAAATCCGAATACAATCATCCGCCCCAAAAGCAGCCCCCGGAATGACCGCCACTTGATGGGCTTCTAACAACTTGCTACAAAAATCAACCGACGATAAACCCGTTTGACCAATGTTCACAAACACATAAAACGCCCCCTCCGGAGTGGGACAACTCAGTTTAGGCATCGACCCAATCTGTTCTAAGATGTACTTCCGACGCTCATCAAAGGCCTTGACCATCTGGGTCACTTGTTCCTGACTGCCTTCTATGGCCGCGATCGCCCCATACTGAGCAAAGGTACAGACATTTGATGTACTGTGGCTTTGAATCGTGTTCATGGCCTTAATAATTTCCATCGGACCTGCCGCGTAACCAATCCGCCACCCCGTCATCGCGTAGCTTTTGGCGAAACCATTACTAATAATCGTCCGGGCAAAACTTTCTGGACTGACGGCCCCAATACTTAAATGGGTGGCTCCGTCATAGAGGATTTTCTCGTAAATCTCATCGGAAACTACCCAGATATCTAATTCCACCACCATCGCCGCCAAAGCGCGGATTTCGTCGGGGGTATAAACGCAGCCTGTGGGATTAGAGGGAGAATTGAGAACAAATAACTTCGTTTTAGAGGTAGTCGCGGCCTTAAGCTGTTCTGGCGTGATTTTGTAGCCACTGCTTTCATCCGTCGCCACAATGACCGGAGTTCCCCCGGCCAACTTGACCATCTCTGGATAACTCAGCCAATAGGGAGCGGGAATAATCACCTCATCCCCCGGCTCAATGAGCGCCAAAATCAAGTTAAAGAGGGAATATTTCCCCCCATTGGTGACAATCACGTTTTGCGCTTCGTAGTTCAGTTGATTGTCTTGTTGCAGTTTGCGGGCAATGGCTTCCCGGAGTTTCGGCTCCCCCGCCACCGGGCCATAGCGGGTTTTCCCTTCGTCTAGAGCCTTTTTCGCGGCTTCCTTGACATGAACGGGGGTATCAAAATCCGGTTCTCCGGCGCTAAAGCTACAGACATCTAGTCCTTCGGCCTTCATAGCTTTAGCCTTCGCAGATATGGCTAGGGTGACAGAAGGCGGGACTTGGGCGACTCGTGAGGCTAGTTTCACAGTGAATAACACCCCCATTTCATGGTTTGGATTGTTTGGTGTTTTCTTAGCCTAAAGTGCGATCGCCCAAATCTCCGATTTTTTCACTACTTTTTTAGATTGTCCCCTCCCTTCATTAAAAACCCGTCATGAGATTCGTCCTCATAACTCCCTCCAAGCCCAAAAGCCTAAATTTGTGATGTAAGTCACATTTTTAGGGCAATAATTATTTAAGAAACCCTGATGGCAGAATAACAGGGATTGTCACGGAATGAACCTCAGAGCCAGTCAGGAAAAGGATTTGATTCCCTTTTGCTCAAAAAAAACAGCCAACTTTTTAACATAGGTTTTAAGTGACCACAAGTATTTTAATGTTTTCTTAATAATTAACAATTCTCTACAAAAAAGTTGAATTACTCACAAAAAGCTCACATTTACTCAGTATTGTGTAAATCGTAGGCGAAAAGCGTTTCATCTGCTCTTAACCTTGATCCCCATTCCCAAGCCTAAGCAGATGAGCGCCAGTGACCAGCTTACTTTTCTCCCTGTTCCTGACTCACTCCCCCTAAGTCCTATGTCTCACGCATCTTGTCCCTGCTGTTCTTCTACACTCCTCCGTCATATTAGGCACTCGGGTGTTTACTGGTATTGTTCTCACTGCCACTCAGAAATGCCTAACTTTGCGGAACATACTCAACGCGGTATTTTGGGCTTGTCTCAAGTCTCTGTTAACACAGCGCTAGTTTTACAGTTTGAACGGTCTAAAGTCGCGGCGGCTTCCTAGTGTTTTAACTCAGAGTTTGAAATCCCTTTTTTGCCGACAAGTTTTTTTAGCATTTTTTGTTCCCTGAGTTTGTAAGTTTTTTAGTTTTCTCCTTTTTAGTTTTCTCCATTGATCCAGTTTTGACTGATCAGCCATCCCTTATTTAGATGTTGGCTGATTTTTTATGGGTTCTGCCTTGGGCAACCTTGACCAAAGGCTTAACTTCTCAGCCTTGTGCCTTGGGATATCTTAACCCTCCCGGCTCTTGTCTCGTCTAGAAGTCTCCCCGCGTCCTAGATAATAGATCAAGACCCCTTAAAACAGGAGAAAAAAAGTATGGTGCGCACCGCTTCAACGATGTTACCTCTGGGAACAGCTGCCCCAGATTTTCAACTATTGGATGTGGTATCCGGGAATCAGATTTCTTTAGCCAGCTTTGCGAAGAAAAAAGCGCTGTTGGTGATGTTTATTTGTCGTCACTGCCCTTTTGTCAAGCATATTCAAGAAGAATTAGCCCGTTTGGGAAAAGATTATCAGGACAGTGCGTTAGGTCTGGTGGCGATTAATTCCAATGATGTGGCAAACTACCCAGACGATGCCCCAGACCGCTTAAAGGACATGGCCCAGACGTTAGAGTTCACTTTTCCGATGGGCTATGATGAGACGCAGGAGGTAGCTAAGGCCTATACTGCGGCTTGTACTCCGGATTTTTTCTTGTTTGATGGCGATCGCAAATTGGTTTATCGCGGCCAGTTAGATGATAGTCGTCCGGGGAATGATCTCCCAGTCAATGGCAAAGACCTACGCGCTGCCATTGATGCCCTTTTAGCCGACCAACCCCTTCCCCCTGACCAGAAACCCAGTATTGGCTGTAATATCAAGTGGAAACCGGGCAATGAACCTCCCTATTTCGGCGCTTAAATCGTTGCCAAGTTCACCCATTTAGGGGATGTGTACCGATTTAGAAATCAGCTATGATGAAAATCGAGCTAGGAAATAACCAGTCGGTTATTTAGTGATAATGTGCATTATTCAACCTGCTGGAAACAGCAGGTTTTTTGTCGCAATCGGATTGTTCCCAGAGAAACCACAGTAGCTTAACTGACAATTCCTGAAACTCTTCTAGTTTTGTTCTACAGAGGGCTTGTTGAATGAGTCCGGGAATTGGGGAA contains the following coding sequences:
- the uvrB gene encoding excinuclease ABC subunit UvrB, whose product is MAQFHLQAPFTPTGDQPTAIAQLTDLLHQGNRLQTLLGATGTGKTFTIASVIANLGKPTLVLAHNKTLAAQLCNELRQFFPENAVEYFISYYDYYQPEAYLPVSDTYIEKTASINDEIDMLRHSATRSLFEREDVIVVASISCIYGLGMPAEYLKAAIPLRVGEECDQRQLLRDLVSVQYSRNDTELKRSNFRLKGDVLEIVPAYEDRVIRLEFFGDEIDGIRYLDPLTGEILQSLSAVNIYPARHFVTPDEQLESACQDIEIELNEQLEVLQKAGKLLEAQRLEQRTRYDLEMLRQVGYCNGVENYSRHLAGRNAGDPPECLVDYFPKDWLLIIDESHVTVPQIRGMYNGDQARKKVLIDHGFRLPSAADNRPLKADEFWVKVNQCIFVSATPGDWEIEQSGEAIVEQIIRPTGVIDPEIFVRPTEGQVDDLYEEIQERVKRQERVLITTLTKRMAEDLTEYFQEHNIRVRYLHSEIQSIQRIEILQGLREGEFDVLIGVNLLREGLDLPEVSLVVIMDADKEGFLRAERSLIQTIGRAARHVRGQAILYADNLTNSMIRAIDETERRRGIQLAYNKRHNITPQPIQKRSPNTILAFLDISRRLNRQELEQIYESQADLPLEQIPTLIEQLELQMKEAAQKLEFEEAAKYRDRIQKLRDRLLGHV
- a CDS encoding pyridoxal phosphate-dependent aminotransferase gives rise to the protein MKLASRVAQVPPSVTLAISAKAKAMKAEGLDVCSFSAGEPDFDTPVHVKEAAKKALDEGKTRYGPVAGEPKLREAIARKLQQDNQLNYEAQNVIVTNGGKYSLFNLILALIEPGDEVIIPAPYWLSYPEMVKLAGGTPVIVATDESSGYKITPEQLKAATTSKTKLFVLNSPSNPTGCVYTPDEIRALAAMVVELDIWVVSDEIYEKILYDGATHLSIGAVSPESFARTIISNGFAKSYAMTGWRIGYAAGPMEIIKAMNTIQSHSTSNVCTFAQYGAIAAIEGSQEQVTQMVKAFDERRKYILEQIGSMPKLSCPTPEGAFYVFVNIGQTGLSSVDFCSKLLEAHQVAVIPGAAFGADDCIRISYATDMESIAKGLDRIRQFVETV
- a CDS encoding MFS transporter, yielding MKSWFPQLPIPVWILAFGRLLSQVGTGFTLFYAPIFFVNQVGLSTTQVGLALGSQAVSGIVGRFVGGSLSDSPEWGRRKTLLLSAAISALADGVFFLTHNFPLLVLGCLCMGLGIGLYWPATEAVVADSTGVGKRDEAFAVTRLADMTGLGVGVILGGFMATLGLYRWLFVVDGISFVLFFGLIYGAIAETRQGTPSSETLSQRWVLALGDRLFLIYLVVNVLFTTYISQIQSSLPLYFTKFVPGSADGIGFPPQTISLLFSFHIVLAALLQLPMVRILSHFSRPHALMCSLCGWGVGFTCVWLTGQVSDYAILPAFLSLGILAASTVSYVPFASSFVVDLAPPSLRGIYLSLNSQCWAIGYLIGPPLGGWALDQTPAIVHGFWVLAALSTGGGLLILGYLQKLWRDRTQS
- a CDS encoding thioredoxin family protein, whose translation is MVRTASTMLPLGTAAPDFQLLDVVSGNQISLASFAKKKALLVMFICRHCPFVKHIQEELARLGKDYQDSALGLVAINSNDVANYPDDAPDRLKDMAQTLEFTFPMGYDETQEVAKAYTAACTPDFFLFDGDRKLVYRGQLDDSRPGNDLPVNGKDLRAAIDALLADQPLPPDQKPSIGCNIKWKPGNEPPYFGA
- a CDS encoding RNA-guided endonuclease InsQ/TnpB family protein; this translates as MLNLNYCYRIYPDASQEKELLDWLEICRGVYNYALAERKEWINSRKCQVNACSLHSEYIIPADQPFPDYYKQKKALTQAKQQYPELKRVQSQVLQEVMGRLDKAFNFFWKRSFGFPRFKKYGQFRSINFPQFRENPVTGYQLRLPKLGSVVINLHRPIPDGFVVKQVQIVKKASGWYAVLYIQSDVNIPSPKPEGTSLGIDLGLEKFMATSQGELIARPKFFVELQSQLKWLQRRLSKKQKGSKNWHKAREKVAKLHEHIYNTRKNFHYQVAHHLCDQADIIFAEDLNVKAMSRGMLCKHTLDAGFGGFLEVLKHVAWKRDVYFEKVDANFTSQICPSCGVVTGKKDLSQRVHKCSHCGFVTDRDVAAAMVVEQRGLAALGLGVKLPVEEEVIATQRFATQRFAFAKRHEVNANGDVPKKTSRASRRSRKAS